A window of Hevea brasiliensis isolate MT/VB/25A 57/8 chromosome 14, ASM3005281v1, whole genome shotgun sequence contains these coding sequences:
- the LOC131172987 gene encoding uncharacterized protein LOC131172987, which produces MDAEKAKEVKKELEPSKEESSSSSSSKSKKDEEEKEILYMFRKVEVNIYLLDAIKQVPRYAKFLKELCTSKRKLKGNEKVSMGEEYANCFTKEASPKGKDPGMFSIPCKIANTKFERAMLDIGASINVKPRSIYASLNSRPLQNTSAIIQLVDKSNAYLDGVIEEVVVQINELVFPIDFYVLDMEDDHSSNSSLILLGIPLRTFKNKIDVYDVSLTMEFDYEICRFSIFDAMRYHNDVLFICYLDVINECVNEMFELSDEDPLKVALCHDLEKESIANSERKLAIGEGVEEILKFFDVG; this is translated from the exons ATGGATGCTGAAAAGGCAAAAGAGGTAAAAAAAGAGCTTGAACCATCAAAGGAGGAGAGTTCATCATCTTCATCATCTAAG TCTAAGAAAGATGAAGAGGAGAAGGAGATTCTTTATATGTTTAGAAAGGTGGAAGTAAACATTTACCTTTTGGATGCTATTAAGCAAGTGCCTAGATATGCAAAGTTTTTAAAAGAATTATGCACTTCCAAGAGGAAGTTAAAAGGTAATGAGAAGGTGAGCATGGGGGAAGAATATGCCAATTGTTTTACAAAAGAAGCTTCCCCTAAAGGTAAAGATCCAGGTATGTTTTCTATTCCTTGCAAGATTGCTAACACTAAGTTTGAAAGAGCAATGCTAGATATAGGTGCATCTATAAATGTTAAGCCTAGATCTATATATGCTTCATTAAACTCGAGACCATTGCAAAATACTAGTGCTATCATACAATTGGTTGATAAGTCAAATGCATATCTTGATGGTGTGATTGAGGAAGTTGTAGtgcaaattaatgaattagtcttTCCTATTGATTTTTATGTTCTTGACATGGAGGATGATCATTCTTCTAATTCATCTCTTATTTTATTAGGAATACCATTGAGAACATTTAAAAATAAGATTGATGTGTATGATGTTTCGCTTACCATGGAATTTGATTATGAGATATGTAGGTTTAGTATTTTTGATGCCATGAGATATCATAATGATGTGCTTTTTATTTGTTATCTAGATGTTATTAATGAGTGTGTTAATGAGATGTTTGAGTTAAGTGATGAGGACCCATTAAAAGTGGCACTTTGCCATGATTTGGAGAAAGAGAGCATCGCTAATTCAGAAAGGAAGCTTGCCATTGGTGAAGGGGTGGAAGAGATTTTGAAATTCTTTGATGTTGGATAA